A region of Treponema sp. J25 DNA encodes the following proteins:
- the dxs gene encoding 1-deoxy-D-xylulose-5-phosphate synthase, with protein sequence MNEKILPRIRGPHEVKRLSRQELQQLAEELRQEIIYRVSRNGGHLASNLGIVELTLALHRVFDSPQDKIIWDVGHQCYPHKLLTGRYRNFSGLRKKEGISGFPKRSESPHDVFETGHASTSISAALGMLVAERSRGSSHRVIAVIGDGALTGGLAYEALSHAGQLQIPLIVVLNDNSMSIGPNVGGISKHLSMLTMKASYQRMRNLIDRCVKRIPLIGQWLYFWLVRFKNAIKILFYPRNFFVDLGFEYVGPIDGHHMLTLEEVFRDIKQLNRPVVVHVVTQKGRGYKPAEKNPAQFHGIGSFSIEDGMVEKTAGFTFTDGFGKAMVTLGEACPSLVAITAAMEKGTGLTPFRERFPERFFDVGIAESHGVTFAAGLAANGLLPVVAIYSSFMQRAVDQVIHDVALQNLPVIFALDRSGVVPEDGETHQGIYDISLFRSVPHMALLAPATAGELEQMLRWALEQRRPVMIRYPKAPCPKEEETCMQPLETGRGAFVRRNGGEVCLAFTGSLLPEALKAAEILDKEGIPLDLYNFRFIKPLDEVHLFSIIKSYRLFIIAEEGVREGGLGEHLVTRLSEIGIETSCKVLGIPEGPLPQGTRQELLSLCGLDGTTLAQHIHDWYGTARELHRKVSGT encoded by the coding sequence ATGAACGAAAAAATTCTCCCCCGAATTCGGGGCCCCCATGAGGTGAAACGCCTTTCCCGGCAGGAACTGCAGCAATTAGCGGAAGAATTACGGCAGGAAATCATCTATCGGGTAAGCCGAAACGGGGGACACCTGGCGAGTAATCTGGGAATCGTAGAATTAACCCTGGCTTTGCACCGGGTATTTGATAGTCCCCAGGATAAGATCATCTGGGATGTGGGACACCAGTGTTATCCTCATAAACTGCTTACCGGTCGCTACCGGAATTTTTCGGGCCTCCGAAAGAAAGAGGGAATCTCTGGTTTCCCCAAACGGTCGGAAAGTCCCCACGATGTGTTTGAAACGGGTCATGCCTCTACCTCGATTTCGGCGGCCCTGGGGATGCTGGTGGCGGAAAGAAGCCGGGGCTCTTCCCATCGGGTTATAGCGGTTATTGGCGATGGGGCCTTAACAGGGGGCCTTGCCTACGAAGCCCTTTCTCATGCGGGACAGCTCCAGATTCCCCTCATCGTCGTGCTTAATGATAATTCCATGTCCATCGGTCCGAATGTAGGAGGAATTTCTAAGCATTTGAGTATGTTAACGATGAAGGCTTCGTACCAGCGCATGAGAAACCTGATAGATCGATGTGTAAAAAGGATACCCCTTATTGGGCAATGGTTATATTTCTGGCTTGTTCGTTTTAAAAACGCCATTAAAATCCTATTTTATCCGCGGAACTTTTTTGTGGATCTCGGCTTTGAGTATGTGGGCCCCATCGATGGACACCACATGCTAACCCTGGAGGAAGTCTTTCGAGACATAAAACAGCTGAATCGGCCGGTGGTGGTCCATGTGGTTACTCAAAAAGGAAGGGGCTACAAACCGGCAGAAAAAAATCCTGCCCAATTCCACGGGATCGGTTCTTTTTCTATCGAAGACGGAATGGTAGAAAAAACGGCGGGCTTTACCTTTACCGATGGTTTTGGCAAAGCCATGGTGACCCTGGGAGAAGCCTGTCCATCCCTGGTGGCCATTACGGCGGCCATGGAAAAGGGAACGGGCCTTACCCCCTTTCGGGAGCGTTTCCCTGAGCGCTTCTTTGATGTGGGGATTGCGGAGTCCCACGGGGTAACCTTTGCGGCGGGCCTTGCGGCAAACGGACTTTTACCGGTGGTGGCCATCTATTCATCCTTCATGCAGCGGGCGGTGGATCAGGTGATCCATGATGTGGCGTTGCAGAACTTGCCGGTTATCTTTGCCCTGGATCGCTCAGGAGTGGTCCCCGAGGATGGAGAAACCCACCAGGGGATCTATGATATCAGTCTCTTTCGGAGTGTTCCCCACATGGCATTGCTGGCCCCTGCCACCGCCGGCGAACTGGAGCAAATGCTTCGCTGGGCCCTGGAGCAGCGGCGTCCGGTGATGATTCGCTATCCCAAGGCTCCCTGTCCTAAAGAAGAAGAGACCTGTATGCAGCCCCTCGAGACGGGGAGGGGGGCCTTTGTGCGGCGGAATGGAGGGGAAGTCTGTCTTGCTTTTACGGGGAGCCTACTGCCAGAGGCGTTAAAGGCCGCGGAGATTCTGGATAAAGAGGGGATTCCCCTCGATCTGTATAATTTTCGCTTTATAAAACCCCTTGATGAAGTACACCTTTTTTCGATAATCAAATCTTATCGGTTGTTTATCATAGCCGAAGAAGGGGTACGGGAGGGCGGTTTAGGAGAGCACCTGGTGACGCGGCTTTCCGAGATAGGAATTGAAACGTCCTGTAAGGTGCTGGGTATCCCCGAAGGACCCCTTCCGCAGGGAACACGTCAGGAACTCCTTTCGCTCTGTGGTCTTGATGGTACTACCCTGGCACAACACATCCATGACTGGTATGGTACAGCCAGAGAATTGCATCGGAAGGTAAGCGGAACATGA
- the folP gene encoding dihydropteroate synthase, producing MNRTIQLRTGAVLDLSGTPLVMAIINTTPDSFYPASRAFAEDAVARALAAVEKGAAIIDVGAESTRPGSDYVPAEEELKRLLPVVRGIRRRSNIPLSIDTRKAEVARVMLEEGADIINDVSALMDDPAMLPLCAQEKAVVVLMHKKGIPRTMQEAPYYDDVVQEVHEFLWGAAQRAEAGGIPAERIILDPGIGFGKRLEDNLRLLAHLEKLGNGNYPLLVGLSRKSFVGAITGKEVERRLPGTLGATAAALSHGARILRVHDVEETVDFVRCFHSIEAARRSQDD from the coding sequence ATGAATCGGACCATACAGCTTCGGACGGGAGCGGTGCTCGATCTTTCTGGGACCCCCCTCGTCATGGCTATCATTAATACTACCCCTGATTCCTTTTATCCTGCCAGTCGGGCCTTTGCCGAGGATGCCGTCGCCCGGGCCCTGGCAGCGGTGGAAAAGGGGGCGGCCATCATTGATGTGGGGGCCGAATCCACCCGCCCTGGCTCTGACTATGTCCCGGCGGAAGAAGAACTGAAGCGGCTTTTGCCGGTAGTGCGGGGGATTCGTCGGCGTTCGAACATACCCCTTTCCATCGATACCCGTAAGGCTGAAGTGGCCCGGGTCATGTTAGAAGAAGGGGCCGACATCATTAATGATGTTTCGGCCCTGATGGATGATCCTGCTATGTTGCCCCTCTGTGCACAGGAAAAGGCGGTGGTGGTCCTCATGCATAAGAAGGGTATCCCCCGGACAATGCAGGAGGCCCCCTATTACGACGATGTGGTTCAGGAGGTTCATGAATTTTTGTGGGGCGCCGCCCAGCGGGCAGAGGCAGGAGGTATTCCCGCCGAGCGGATAATCCTTGATCCAGGAATCGGCTTTGGTAAACGCCTGGAAGATAACCTGCGACTGTTGGCCCACCTTGAAAAGCTGGGAAATGGGAACTATCCTCTTCTCGTGGGCCTATCCCGGAAATCCTTCGTAGGGGCTATTACCGGTAAGGAGGTGGAACGGCGACTCCCCGGAACGCTGGGGGCTACCGCTGCAGCCCTCTCTCATGGGGCTCGTATCCTTCGGGTCCATGATGTGGAAGAAACGGTAGATTTCGTTCGTTGTTTCCATAGTATCGAAGCAGCACGAAGGAGCCAGGATGATTGA
- the cdaA gene encoding diadenylate cyclase CdaA: MEWFRNLNHLYNLIRPVLDVSILAFIIYKAYDLLVKTQAIQIIKGAGLLFICYGLAYFLKLTTLLWVLNFLAPGLFIAIAIVFQPELRKIFLRLGQGELFHLASQPTQTVFEPVLTAAEILSKQKRGALFVFARRVNLRTYIESGTRLNAELCSNLLITIFAYDGPLHDGAVVIQNGKILAAGCFLPLSEQQDIRKTFGTRHRAALGISEVSDAIVIIVSEETGAISLAYDGKLYYDLSSLEIQRKLTFLLEGERTTEEESPEESYHETARR; the protein is encoded by the coding sequence ATTGAATGGTTTCGCAACCTGAACCATTTGTATAACCTTATTCGACCAGTACTGGACGTTTCCATATTGGCCTTTATCATTTATAAGGCCTATGATCTTCTCGTAAAAACCCAGGCAATTCAGATTATCAAAGGGGCGGGGTTGCTGTTTATTTGCTATGGCCTGGCGTATTTCCTTAAATTGACCACCCTTTTATGGGTTCTTAATTTTCTTGCCCCGGGGCTTTTTATTGCTATAGCTATTGTGTTTCAACCGGAATTACGAAAGATTTTTCTGAGACTGGGGCAGGGGGAACTGTTCCATCTTGCCTCGCAACCAACCCAGACGGTTTTTGAGCCCGTGTTAACGGCGGCGGAGATTCTCTCTAAACAAAAACGGGGAGCCCTTTTTGTTTTTGCCCGCCGGGTTAATCTGCGCACCTACATTGAATCGGGAACCCGCCTGAATGCAGAACTCTGTTCGAATCTCCTCATCACGATCTTTGCCTACGATGGGCCCCTCCACGATGGGGCGGTGGTTATTCAAAATGGGAAAATTCTTGCGGCGGGGTGTTTTTTGCCCCTGTCGGAACAACAGGATATCCGTAAAACCTTTGGGACCCGGCACCGGGCGGCCCTGGGAATTTCGGAGGTCTCCGATGCCATCGTTATTATCGTTTCAGAAGAGACAGGGGCTATCAGTCTTGCCTATGATGGAAAACTGTATTATGACCTTTCCTCCCTTGAGATACAACGGAAATTAACGTTCCTCCTCGAAGGAGAACGGACCACGGAAGAGGAATCCCCTGAGGAATCATACCATGAAACGGCCCGGCGCTAA
- a CDS encoding YbbR-like domain-containing protein, whose protein sequence is MKRPGAKKRIEKFIKDWPIKALSLVIAMVLFMFHRLSMLEERYFIVPLVVDSHNDLVPATSYPHVVRLSLRGDPSIITTLSEDSLEAYIDIDSYTSEGIYKIPVRVRQKAQATHFESLEIQPEPAEIMIGLERSLSKLVPVTPSFRGYLETGYELASFQIEPAQVYVVGPRSKVAEITDVTTESIELTGRKENFSVTVRLQSKDSLVSIKGNSLVTFNAVVQQSLIIKNFENIPIIVTGLPSSFIARLQINYGSIKLQGAQKELEAYTPDYSILSLDCSDIKGEGTYIIPVTVQVPPNFQVIRFDPLEIPVEVVRKGRENP, encoded by the coding sequence ATGAAACGGCCCGGCGCTAAAAAAAGGATAGAAAAATTTATCAAGGATTGGCCAATCAAGGCCCTTTCTCTGGTAATTGCAATGGTGCTTTTTATGTTTCATCGTCTGAGTATGTTGGAAGAGCGGTACTTTATCGTTCCTCTGGTGGTGGATTCCCATAATGACCTTGTCCCCGCTACTTCCTATCCCCATGTGGTACGGCTCTCGTTACGGGGAGACCCGTCGATTATTACTACCCTCTCGGAAGACAGCCTGGAAGCCTATATCGATATCGATTCATATACCTCCGAAGGAATTTACAAAATTCCTGTCCGGGTTCGGCAGAAAGCTCAGGCTACTCATTTTGAATCCCTCGAGATTCAGCCTGAACCCGCAGAAATCATGATAGGTCTTGAACGGAGCCTTTCGAAATTAGTTCCCGTAACACCCAGTTTTCGGGGGTACCTTGAAACGGGCTATGAACTTGCCTCCTTTCAGATTGAACCGGCCCAGGTGTATGTTGTCGGTCCCCGCAGTAAAGTTGCAGAGATCACCGACGTTACCACCGAAAGTATCGAGCTAACCGGTAGAAAAGAGAATTTCTCGGTAACGGTCCGCTTGCAATCAAAGGATAGTCTGGTGAGTATTAAGGGGAACTCACTGGTTACCTTTAATGCGGTGGTACAACAGTCCCTTATCATTAAAAATTTCGAGAATATTCCTATCATTGTGACGGGGCTTCCCTCATCATTTATTGCGCGGCTCCAGATTAATTACGGTTCTATCAAACTTCAGGGGGCCCAAAAAGAACTAGAAGCCTATACACCGGACTACTCGATTCTTTCGCTGGATTGTTCAGATATCAAAGGGGAAGGCACCTACATTATCCCGGTGACTGTTCAGGTTCCTCCCAATTTTCAGGTGATCCGTTTTGATCCCCTTGAAATACCCGTCGAGGTGGTCCGGAAAGGACGGGAAAACCCATGA
- a CDS encoding holo-ACP synthase → MIVGIGIDVVYVSRLAHWLDNPGLLERFFHPREIEAARARRSGALFSLAARFAAKEAFGKALGTGLRGIVLKDILVENNHNGKPHILVFGSAQRALEECGANRIHLSLTHERDNAIAMVILEKIEKDGSANHASIC, encoded by the coding sequence ATGATTGTGGGAATAGGCATCGATGTGGTGTATGTGTCCCGGCTTGCCCATTGGCTGGATAATCCGGGACTCCTGGAACGCTTTTTCCATCCCCGGGAAATAGAAGCCGCCCGGGCCCGTCGCTCGGGGGCGCTGTTTTCGTTAGCCGCCCGCTTTGCGGCAAAAGAAGCCTTTGGAAAGGCCCTCGGGACAGGACTGCGGGGCATTGTCCTTAAGGATATCCTGGTAGAAAATAATCATAATGGAAAGCCCCATATCCTTGTTTTTGGGAGTGCCCAACGGGCTTTAGAGGAGTGTGGGGCAAACCGGATACATCTTTCCCTGACCCATGAAAGGGATAATGCGATTGCCATGGTGATCCTCGAAAAAATTGAAAAAGACGGGAGTGCTAACCATGCTTCGATTTGCTAA
- a CDS encoding DUF2225 domain-containing protein — protein sequence MLRFAKAPQEEREVKISFFSKEPIRCPVCDTSFQREEMLSGGGRLIAGPLTDELHRKYEASLKYGAVYPLIYQVTVCPNCWFAALPDDFPRLPRESRLKAEDDREGRIAAVGHIFPSVDFTSCRTLKSGTAATYLALRCYDYYPGEFSPTIKQGITALRCGWLFDELNERYPHQHYDWLALLCKRKARFFYREAINREQTGKEALSGLKYFGPDTDKNYGYEGALYLMALLELKYGPREPEESRRQALAESRRTIAKIFGLGKSSREKPGPLLEKARDLYEQISAELEDEDGE from the coding sequence ATGCTTCGATTTGCTAAGGCCCCTCAGGAAGAGCGGGAAGTGAAAATTTCGTTCTTTTCAAAAGAACCTATCCGTTGCCCCGTGTGTGATACCTCCTTTCAGCGGGAAGAAATGCTTTCAGGGGGAGGGCGGCTTATTGCGGGGCCCCTCACCGACGAACTCCATCGAAAATATGAGGCCTCTCTAAAATATGGAGCGGTGTATCCCCTTATCTATCAGGTAACGGTCTGTCCCAATTGTTGGTTTGCCGCGTTACCGGATGATTTTCCCCGTCTTCCCCGGGAATCCCGTCTTAAGGCTGAGGATGATCGGGAGGGACGTATCGCTGCGGTGGGACATATTTTCCCTTCTGTGGATTTTACCTCCTGTCGCACCTTAAAATCGGGAACCGCCGCCACCTACCTCGCCCTCCGCTGTTACGATTATTATCCTGGGGAATTTTCTCCCACCATTAAGCAGGGAATTACGGCCCTCCGCTGTGGCTGGCTTTTTGATGAACTGAACGAACGGTATCCCCATCAGCATTATGATTGGCTTGCCCTGCTTTGCAAACGGAAGGCCCGCTTTTTCTATCGGGAAGCGATTAACCGGGAACAGACAGGAAAGGAAGCCCTTTCTGGGCTTAAGTACTTTGGTCCCGATACGGATAAAAACTATGGATATGAAGGGGCCCTTTATCTCATGGCGCTGCTGGAACTGAAATATGGTCCCCGCGAACCGGAAGAAAGCCGCCGCCAGGCCCTGGCGGAATCCCGGCGTACCATTGCTAAAATCTTTGGCCTGGGAAAGTCCTCCCGGGAAAAGCCGGGTCCCCTCCTGGAAAAAGCCCGGGACTTGTATGAGCAAATAAGTGCCGAATTGGAAGATGAGGACGGGGAATAA
- the truA gene encoding tRNA pseudouridine(38-40) synthase TruA, with translation MGSRNIRLLIAYDGTDFSGWQRQGNGRSVQGEIERALEKIHHEPVHLIGSGRTDAGVHAIGQVANFHTSITSIPAERFVMALNALLPQDVRILEAREASPDFHARFDARYRTYRYFFVCGRPALPQELRYAHQLWRVPDIRLLSAYCRVIHGELDCSLFASAGDSSLSRHRYIVGCRFIQEGSYLVFEITANAFLWKMVRSIVGTLLFYEERGLAPEEFERIVLRGNRKEAGPTVPPRGLFLWHIDYYRN, from the coding sequence ATGGGGAGCCGCAATATCCGTTTGTTAATCGCCTATGATGGGACCGATTTCTCTGGCTGGCAACGGCAAGGTAATGGTCGTTCTGTGCAGGGGGAAATTGAGCGGGCCCTGGAAAAAATACACCATGAACCGGTGCACCTTATAGGTTCAGGAAGAACCGATGCGGGGGTTCATGCCATAGGCCAGGTTGCCAATTTTCATACCTCCATTACGTCTATCCCGGCAGAACGGTTCGTGATGGCCTTGAATGCGCTGCTTCCCCAGGATGTTCGTATTCTCGAAGCCCGGGAAGCTTCTCCCGACTTTCATGCCCGTTTCGATGCCCGCTATCGGACCTACCGTTATTTTTTTGTCTGTGGGCGGCCGGCCCTACCTCAGGAGCTTCGCTATGCTCACCAGTTATGGCGGGTTCCTGATATACGCCTTCTTTCTGCTTATTGTCGGGTGATCCACGGAGAACTGGATTGCTCCCTCTTTGCCAGTGCGGGTGATAGTAGCCTTTCCCGTCATCGATACATCGTGGGTTGTCGGTTTATCCAGGAGGGATCCTACCTGGTGTTTGAAATTACGGCCAATGCCTTTCTCTGGAAAATGGTGCGGTCCATCGTAGGCACCTTACTTTTTTATGAAGAGCGGGGGCTTGCGCCAGAAGAATTTGAGCGCATTGTTCTTCGGGGGAATCGAAAGGAAGCGGGTCCCACGGTCCCGCCCCGGGGCCTCTTTTTATGGCATATTGATTACTATCGAAATTAA
- a CDS encoding threonine/serine exporter family protein: MELLSQKKAEAPEQGKVVTAENARGEQSMPLQGENPLIVAAEAGKKILEAGGETYRAEEMVVRLCRLWSCKDAECFATPTGIMASITGEDGRSYGVVRRISRRSVNLHKLGALIHLVERAEQEKLDEHLFLYFLHQLEIAQPYPLPVSLGAAGLSTFFFTLLFQGSLGDGLAAFLVGIGIKLVMIHLQKRNLPDFITHLVGGMVVALLSGACFSLGLGKQLDKIIIGSIMLLVPGLATVNAIRDTMAGDLVAGIARFADAIITAMAIAMGVLLVVVWG, encoded by the coding sequence ATGGAACTGCTAAGCCAGAAAAAAGCTGAAGCCCCTGAACAAGGGAAAGTAGTTACGGCAGAAAACGCCAGGGGAGAGCAGAGCATGCCCCTGCAGGGGGAGAATCCGCTTATTGTAGCGGCTGAGGCGGGGAAAAAAATCCTCGAGGCTGGGGGAGAAACCTATCGGGCCGAAGAAATGGTGGTTCGGCTATGTCGGCTCTGGTCCTGTAAGGATGCCGAATGTTTTGCCACCCCCACGGGAATCATGGCTTCTATAACCGGAGAGGATGGCAGAAGTTATGGGGTAGTCCGTCGCATTTCCCGTCGGTCCGTGAATCTCCATAAGCTCGGAGCCCTTATTCACCTGGTAGAAAGGGCGGAACAGGAAAAGCTCGATGAACACCTTTTCTTGTACTTCCTGCATCAATTAGAAATTGCCCAACCCTATCCCCTCCCTGTTTCTCTGGGAGCGGCAGGTCTGAGCACCTTCTTTTTTACCCTTTTGTTTCAGGGTTCCCTCGGAGATGGACTTGCGGCCTTTCTTGTGGGCATAGGAATAAAATTGGTGATGATCCACCTGCAAAAACGGAATCTCCCCGATTTTATTACCCACCTCGTCGGGGGGATGGTTGTAGCCCTCCTTTCGGGGGCTTGTTTTTCCCTCGGATTGGGGAAGCAACTGGATAAAATCATTATCGGTTCTATTATGCTGCTGGTGCCTGGTCTTGCTACGGTCAACGCCATTCGAGATACCATGGCGGGGGACCTGGTGGCAGGAATAGCCCGTTTCGCCGATGCGATTATTACCGCCATGGCCATTGCCATGGGGGTACTCCTCGTGGTGGTGTGGGGGTAG
- a CDS encoding threonine/serine exporter family protein gives MEGILWAGLSSGAFSMVFQVRGRHIPLSALGGSLGWAVYLLVYREAHLLVVANLLAALAIALYAEVIGALCKTPATTYLACALIPLVPGGGMYYTLSYSIMGNLEKSLATGFETLSAAGALAGGVAIGSVMARLLKAPRGG, from the coding sequence ATGGAAGGAATTCTGTGGGCAGGCCTTTCCAGTGGGGCCTTTTCGATGGTGTTTCAGGTGAGGGGCCGTCATATACCCCTTTCAGCGTTGGGGGGAAGCCTCGGATGGGCCGTGTATCTCCTGGTGTATCGGGAGGCCCATCTCCTCGTGGTAGCCAATCTCCTTGCGGCCCTGGCAATTGCCCTCTATGCAGAAGTAATAGGGGCCTTATGCAAGACCCCTGCTACCACCTATCTGGCCTGCGCCCTTATTCCCCTCGTTCCCGGCGGGGGCATGTATTACACCCTTTCCTATTCAATTATGGGGAATCTTGAAAAAAGTCTTGCCACGGGGTTCGAAACCCTCAGCGCCGCTGGGGCCCTGGCAGGGGGGGTCGCTATTGGCTCGGTGATGGCCCGTCTTTTAAAGGCTCCCCGCGGCGGCTGA
- a CDS encoding hemolysin family protein gives MDTSLLWNLLIIVLLALVNGFFSMAEMSLVSSRTSTIKARVQEGKRSYERVLHIKEKPGRFLSTIQIAITLIGIVSGAVGGANLTAPLVEGLQQLPLLAPYAEALGATLMVLGVTYISIVLGELVPKHIALSHPEFIALLVTPVLNGITFMFTPLVNLLSKSTQFIVTLLRIPEKTVPPITEEELRIALLEGEQAGVVQSKERHMVEGVFYLGDRPVSTFMTHRSEIEGIDMTLSIPDLAGLLKSGKELPHFIPLYKESLDNIIGILYREDLYRALALGNSLDLSQLMKKAVFIPETMPALRAFEVFKQEETEILCIIDEYGGFSGILQFQQLIEEIVGELSRSDADHEEIIKRENGSYLVGGGVNIDEIAEVLGKRNELPDHREYSTLAGFILDISGKIPRTGEVFTWQDLQFEIVDMDGNRIDKVIISRRGEPLKDGPSPSQ, from the coding sequence ATGGATACAAGCCTTTTGTGGAATCTCCTCATCATCGTACTTCTGGCATTGGTAAACGGTTTTTTTTCGATGGCCGAAATGTCCCTGGTATCTTCCCGCACCAGCACCATCAAGGCCCGAGTTCAGGAGGGAAAACGGTCCTATGAGCGGGTACTTCACATAAAAGAAAAGCCAGGGCGCTTTCTTTCCACCATTCAGATTGCCATCACCCTTATCGGCATTGTGTCGGGGGCCGTGGGAGGAGCGAACCTCACCGCCCCCCTGGTAGAAGGGCTACAGCAGCTTCCTCTTCTTGCGCCCTACGCAGAAGCCCTGGGGGCAACCCTGATGGTTTTGGGTGTTACCTACATTTCTATCGTCCTGGGCGAATTGGTTCCCAAACACATAGCCCTTTCTCATCCCGAATTCATCGCCCTCCTTGTTACCCCCGTGCTCAACGGTATCACCTTCATGTTTACTCCCCTGGTAAATCTTCTTTCTAAAAGCACCCAGTTCATCGTTACCCTGTTGAGGATCCCTGAAAAGACCGTGCCCCCCATCACCGAAGAAGAGCTCCGCATCGCCCTCCTCGAAGGAGAACAGGCAGGGGTTGTGCAATCAAAGGAACGGCATATGGTGGAAGGGGTCTTCTACCTGGGGGATCGACCGGTAAGCACCTTTATGACCCATCGTTCAGAAATCGAAGGGATTGATATGACCCTTTCCATTCCTGATCTGGCGGGCCTTCTGAAATCGGGTAAGGAGTTACCCCACTTTATCCCCCTGTATAAGGAATCGCTGGATAACATCATCGGCATTCTGTACCGAGAAGACCTGTACCGGGCCCTTGCTTTGGGGAATAGTCTCGACCTTTCCCAATTGATGAAAAAGGCCGTGTTCATTCCTGAGACCATGCCGGCCCTTCGGGCCTTCGAAGTCTTTAAACAGGAAGAAACGGAAATCCTCTGCATCATCGATGAATATGGGGGTTTCTCGGGGATCCTTCAATTCCAGCAGCTGATCGAAGAAATCGTGGGCGAACTTTCCCGTTCCGATGCGGACCATGAAGAGATTATCAAACGGGAAAATGGCTCATACCTCGTCGGGGGAGGCGTAAATATCGACGAAATAGCAGAGGTTCTCGGAAAGCGGAACGAACTCCCCGATCACCGAGAGTACAGTACCCTGGCGGGATTCATCCTGGACATTAGCGGGAAAATTCCCCGTACCGGCGAAGTGTTCACCTGGCAGGACCTTCAGTTCGAAATTGTCGATATGGATGGAAACCGGATCGACAAGGTTATCATCAGCCGCCGCGGGGAGCCTTTAAAAGACGGGCCATCACCGAGCCAATAG
- a CDS encoding HD-GYP domain-containing protein, with amino-acid sequence MESMVIKNIPAGYYFTKPTYLDGQFILTTPEIPFKQELIQALLDWEFREIYTEGELRPEYSAETGSASTQEAPAKEGAEETEEDDKKELNRTSDYYHHLIQYVENLFVRYATKKELSAKEIAEKVKELCEIVRQQRRFILRSLKPAEKQQNFLVVHTVNSTIIAIVIGLYLKLPNHRLIELGTAALLHEIGMLKLPPQLYMANRPLTVQERKAILSHPILSYNILKAADFPLNICVAVLEHHERENGEGYPQKLTAERISLYAKIIAVACSYEALTAPRPYKDAKNGYAGMIDLLKNVGKQYDDTVVRALVYSLSIYPIGLYVLLSNGKRGQVVDVNPENPRFPVVQILGEQTPDGKNKVIETSQEGVHVLRPLVKEEIPLATE; translated from the coding sequence ATGGAATCGATGGTGATAAAAAACATCCCGGCTGGATACTACTTTACAAAGCCGACCTACCTGGATGGCCAGTTTATTCTTACCACACCGGAGATACCCTTTAAACAAGAGCTTATCCAGGCACTTCTGGACTGGGAGTTTCGAGAAATCTATACCGAAGGAGAACTGCGACCAGAGTACAGCGCAGAAACTGGTTCGGCCAGTACCCAGGAAGCCCCAGCGAAGGAAGGGGCGGAAGAAACCGAAGAGGACGATAAAAAGGAGTTGAATCGCACCAGCGATTATTACCATCACCTTATTCAATATGTGGAGAACCTCTTTGTTCGCTATGCCACAAAGAAAGAACTTTCTGCAAAAGAAATCGCAGAAAAAGTAAAGGAACTCTGCGAAATAGTGCGGCAGCAACGACGATTTATCCTCCGTTCCCTGAAACCCGCCGAAAAACAACAGAATTTCCTGGTTGTTCACACCGTAAACTCCACAATCATTGCGATCGTCATCGGGCTGTATCTGAAACTCCCTAACCATCGACTCATTGAACTGGGAACCGCGGCCCTTCTTCACGAAATTGGCATGCTGAAACTGCCACCCCAGCTCTACATGGCAAACAGGCCCCTCACCGTGCAGGAACGGAAGGCGATCCTTTCTCACCCTATTTTAAGTTACAACATCCTGAAGGCCGCCGATTTTCCTTTGAATATCTGTGTGGCCGTTCTGGAACACCACGAACGGGAAAATGGAGAGGGCTACCCTCAGAAACTTACCGCCGAAAGAATCAGCCTCTATGCAAAAATAATCGCCGTAGCCTGTTCGTATGAGGCCCTGACGGCCCCCCGCCCCTACAAGGACGCCAAGAATGGCTATGCGGGCATGATCGATCTTCTTAAGAATGTGGGAAAACAGTACGATGATACGGTGGTGCGGGCCCTGGTATATTCCCTGTCAATTTATCCCATTGGTTTATACGTTCTCCTTTCCAATGGAAAACGGGGACAGGTGGTGGATGTAAACCCGGAAAATCCCCGTTTCCCGGTGGTACAAATTCTGGGGGAACAAACACCGGATGGAAAAAACAAGGTGATCGAAACAAGCCAGGAAGGGGTCCACGTTCTTCGCCCCCTGGTAAAAGAAGAAATCCCCCTCGCGACGGAATAA